A DNA window from Gammaproteobacteria bacterium contains the following coding sequences:
- a CDS encoding ATP-binding protein gives MLIARPVPTRRIQEALEVHPCAALTGPRQCGKTTLARQISAESPGTTFFDLEAAVDRRRLATPEQTLGRLSGLVVIDEVQRMPSLFETLRVLVDRPDNDARFLLLGSASPQLVKGVSESLAGRVGLVDLGGFGLSETGTDAWRKLWNRGGFPRSFLARGTEASSLWRRDFVRTFLERDIPQLGITIPAETLRRFWTMIAHYHGQAWNAAEFARSLGSSEATARRYLDILAGAFMVRVLPPWFENLRKRQVKAPKVYVRDTGLLHSLLGIPGENELPGHPKVGASFEGFVVEQLLGALETRDAYYWATHAGAELDLLVLSGGKRYGFECKFADAPGTTRSMRVALQDLGLDHLWIVYPGDEGYVLDDRISVLPVAEIGTLVERIGPKG, from the coding sequence ATGCTCATCGCCCGGCCAGTGCCCACCAGACGCATTCAAGAGGCGCTCGAAGTCCATCCCTGCGCCGCGCTCACCGGTCCTCGGCAATGCGGCAAGACCACGCTTGCGCGACAGATCTCCGCCGAATCCCCCGGTACCACATTCTTCGACCTGGAGGCCGCCGTCGACCGACGGCGTCTCGCCACACCCGAGCAGACGCTCGGACGGCTGAGCGGCCTAGTGGTCATCGACGAAGTCCAGCGGATGCCTTCGCTCTTCGAAACGCTGCGCGTGCTGGTGGACCGCCCTGACAACGACGCCCGCTTTCTCTTGCTCGGTAGCGCCTCTCCCCAGCTGGTGAAGGGCGTCTCCGAATCTCTTGCGGGGCGCGTGGGGCTCGTGGATCTAGGCGGCTTCGGCTTGAGCGAAACGGGAACGGATGCCTGGAGAAAGCTCTGGAACCGCGGCGGATTCCCCCGCTCCTTCCTCGCGCGCGGCACGGAGGCGTCATCGCTGTGGAGGCGCGACTTCGTCCGCACGTTCCTGGAGCGTGACATTCCCCAGCTCGGCATCACCATTCCGGCCGAGACGCTGCGGCGCTTCTGGACGATGATCGCCCACTACCACGGGCAGGCCTGGAACGCCGCCGAGTTCGCCCGGTCGCTCGGGTCGAGCGAAGCGACCGCCCGCCGCTATCTCGACATCCTTGCGGGGGCCTTCATGGTGCGCGTCCTGCCGCCATGGTTCGAGAATCTGAGGAAGCGTCAGGTCAAGGCGCCGAAGGTCTACGTGCGCGACACGGGCCTGTTGCATTCGCTGCTGGGGATTCCCGGTGAGAACGAGTTGCCGGGTCATCCCAAGGTCGGAGCCTCATTCGAGGGCTTCGTCGTCGAACAGCTGCTCGGTGCGCTGGAGACGCGGGACGCGTACTACTGGGCGACCCACGCCGGCGCCGAACTCGATCTCCTCGTGCTCTCCGGAGGGAAGCGTTACGGCTTCGAGTGCAAGTTCGCGGACGCCCCTGGCACCACGCGGTCGATGCGGGTGGCGCTCCAGGATCTGGGGCTGGACCATCTTTGGATCGTGTATCCGGGCGACGAGGGGTACGTGCTCGACGACCGCATCTCGGTACTTCCCGTGGCGGAAATCGGGACCCTTGTGGAGCGGATCGGCCCGAAGGGTTGA
- a CDS encoding DUF1572 family protein, with the protein MNRTVLALIEAEYRRYKLLGERAFSQLDAEHLVAGSEHAISIATIVWHVAGNLESRFTDFLTTDGEKPWRDRESEFEPREVSPDEVAAKWDRGWGVLFETLSQLTDHDLTSEVTVRRVPHRVDEALLRSLAHAAYHVGQIVYLAKSFRGEDWEYLSIPPGQSEAYNENPTLEKSLTYVENVEKRQEGR; encoded by the coding sequence ATGAACCGCACCGTCCTGGCCCTCATCGAAGCGGAATACCGGCGCTACAAGCTCCTCGGGGAGCGCGCCTTTTCCCAGCTGGACGCCGAGCACCTCGTCGCCGGTTCCGAACACGCCATCTCGATCGCGACCATCGTCTGGCACGTCGCCGGCAACCTGGAGTCGCGCTTCACCGACTTCCTGACTACGGACGGGGAGAAACCGTGGCGCGACAGGGAGTCGGAGTTCGAGCCGCGCGAGGTGTCGCCCGACGAAGTCGCCGCGAAGTGGGACCGGGGCTGGGGCGTGCTTTTCGAAACCCTCTCACAGCTCACCGACCACGACCTGACCTCTGAAGTGACCGTCCGCCGCGTTCCCCATCGAGTCGACGAGGCACTCCTCCGGTCGCTGGCCCACGCCGCCTACCATGTGGGGCAGATCGTGTACCTGGCCAAGTCCTTCCGAGGTGAGGACTGGGAGTACCTGAGCATTCCGCCTGGGCAGTCGGAGGCCTACAACGAGAATCCGACGCTGGAGAAGTCCTTGACGTACGTGGAGAATGTTGAAAAGAGGCAGGAAGGGCGGTGA
- a CDS encoding serpin family protein has protein sequence MSSHRRVGANFRIEPVFRVACVSRIALAIWIAAVMPALACSDDLVEPGPADPVVPEPTDPGPPDSIVIPPRSASAEAAVLEKSNAFAWNLLPAAMAADPEANVLVSPLSASMALGMALNGARGTTYDQMRATLGFEDAPLDTVNLGYHGLMAHLPAADSTVNTQLANSAWYRSGFAVEQDFLEAVRAFFDAEIAGLDFSSAAAADAINQWVSEETGGRIGEIVESPIDSRTMLFLINAIYFKGPWKYAFDPQRTQDAPFHIADGQSQSMPMMELTAEFPYAEDGNLQVIELPFGEGAFAMTVLVPGAGSSIDAQLASMDVRRWQSLLDNLNARKVRVVLPRFRVEYDESLKPVLQALGTTDAFLPNVADFTGISTTSPPLFISEVKQKTFVEVAEEGAEGAGTTSVGIGVTSLPPSVIANRPFAYLIRERESGAILFAGVLRRPPDTG, from the coding sequence GTGAGCAGCCACAGACGCGTCGGAGCGAACTTCCGAATCGAACCGGTATTCCGCGTCGCGTGCGTTAGCCGCATCGCTCTGGCTATCTGGATCGCGGCAGTGATGCCGGCCCTGGCCTGCTCCGACGACCTTGTCGAACCGGGTCCAGCAGATCCTGTCGTCCCGGAGCCCACGGATCCCGGTCCGCCGGACTCGATCGTCATCCCACCGCGCTCGGCCTCCGCGGAGGCTGCCGTCCTCGAAAAGAGCAACGCCTTCGCCTGGAATCTTCTTCCCGCCGCGATGGCCGCGGATCCCGAGGCGAACGTTCTCGTCTCGCCACTGAGCGCATCCATGGCTCTCGGCATGGCGCTCAACGGGGCTCGGGGGACGACGTATGATCAGATGCGGGCCACCCTCGGCTTCGAGGACGCCCCGCTGGACACGGTCAACCTGGGCTATCATGGCCTCATGGCCCATCTGCCTGCAGCGGATTCCACTGTGAACACGCAGCTCGCCAACTCGGCGTGGTACCGTAGCGGATTCGCGGTCGAGCAGGACTTCCTGGAAGCGGTGCGAGCCTTCTTCGACGCAGAGATCGCCGGGCTCGATTTCTCGAGTGCCGCCGCCGCGGACGCCATCAATCAATGGGTGTCGGAGGAAACCGGCGGACGCATCGGGGAGATCGTCGAGTCTCCCATTGACAGCCGCACGATGCTCTTCCTGATCAACGCGATCTACTTCAAGGGCCCGTGGAAGTACGCATTCGATCCGCAAAGGACGCAGGACGCGCCCTTCCACATTGCCGATGGCCAGTCGCAGTCCATGCCCATGATGGAGCTGACCGCCGAATTCCCGTACGCAGAGGACGGCAACCTTCAGGTCATCGAGCTGCCTTTCGGAGAAGGCGCCTTCGCGATGACGGTTCTCGTGCCGGGAGCCGGGAGCAGCATCGACGCGCAACTCGCTTCGATGGATGTGAGGCGCTGGCAGAGTCTGCTGGACAACCTGAACGCGAGGAAGGTGAGGGTCGTGCTTCCCAGGTTCCGCGTCGAGTACGACGAGAGTCTCAAGCCGGTCCTGCAGGCGCTCGGGACGACGGACGCCTTCCTCCCGAACGTCGCCGACTTCACGGGCATCTCCACCACTTCTCCTCCGCTATTCATCTCCGAAGTCAAGCAGAAGACGTTCGTGGAGGTGGCCGAGGAAGGCGCGGAAGGAGCCGGCACAACCTCGGTCGGGATCGGGGTCACGAGCCTACCGCCATCGGTGATCGCGAACCGGCCCTTCGCCTACCTGATACGAGAGCGCGAGTCCGGCGCGATTCTTTTCGCAGGAGTGCTGAGGAGGCCGCCGGACACGGGATAG
- a CDS encoding Na+:solute symporter gives MQLTTLDWIVIALYGLTALAIGLRFARRAGSGADEFFLSGRKLPWWLLGTSMVATTFSTDTPNLIADFVRGGGVAQNWAWWAFLITGMCTVFFYARLWRRSGALTDIEFYELRYSGRAAAFLRGFRALYLGVFYNVMIIATVTLAATKIGGVLLGLDPLTTVLIAGTVTMIYSATSGLWGVVVTDLVLFVVAMIGSVAAAVFALRQPEVGGLAGLVSHPELQSAMNFFPDFSDWSVAAGIFIIPIAVQWWSAWYPGAEPGGGGYVAQRMLAAKNEKESMKATLWFNVAHYGLRPWPWIIVALCSMLVYPELSDIQARFPDLDPGLVGNDLAYPAMLVFLPAGLLGLVVASLAAAYMSTISTQLNWGSSYVVSDFYRRFVNPDASQRRLVAVGRLSTVWLMVLGAFIALQLDTAGQGFQILLQIGAGTGLIFLLRWFWYRVNVWSELAGMTISFMVAVYFAWVHGALGLAPLPAWTQLVIGVAVTTVGWLGVTFLTAPADSETLQGFYDRIRPMGAGWRRVVDVGDGPRESGSVTAAFLAWFLGCVLVYAALFGTGYLLYGQGVAAVAALAISAGAGIWLFRLLPKLGYSD, from the coding sequence ATGCAACTGACCACGCTCGACTGGATCGTCATCGCGCTGTACGGGCTCACCGCTCTCGCCATCGGCCTCCGCTTCGCCCGGCGCGCGGGGTCCGGGGCCGACGAGTTCTTCCTTTCGGGGCGGAAGCTCCCGTGGTGGCTGCTGGGCACGTCGATGGTGGCGACCACCTTCTCGACCGACACGCCCAACCTGATTGCGGACTTCGTGCGCGGGGGCGGGGTCGCGCAGAACTGGGCGTGGTGGGCCTTCCTGATCACCGGGATGTGCACGGTCTTCTTCTACGCGCGCCTGTGGCGGCGGTCCGGCGCGCTGACCGACATCGAGTTCTATGAGCTGCGCTATTCGGGGCGCGCGGCGGCGTTCCTGCGGGGCTTCCGGGCGCTCTACCTGGGCGTCTTCTACAACGTGATGATCATCGCCACCGTGACGCTCGCGGCGACCAAGATCGGCGGCGTACTCCTGGGGCTCGATCCGCTGACCACGGTGCTGATCGCGGGCACGGTGACCATGATCTATTCCGCTACTTCGGGGCTCTGGGGCGTCGTCGTGACCGACCTCGTACTCTTCGTCGTAGCCATGATCGGATCGGTCGCGGCCGCCGTGTTCGCGCTGCGCCAGCCCGAGGTCGGGGGGCTCGCGGGGCTCGTCTCGCACCCGGAGCTGCAGTCGGCGATGAACTTCTTCCCCGACTTCTCCGACTGGAGCGTCGCCGCGGGAATCTTCATCATCCCCATCGCGGTGCAGTGGTGGAGCGCGTGGTATCCGGGGGCCGAGCCGGGGGGCGGAGGCTACGTCGCGCAGCGGATGCTGGCCGCGAAGAACGAGAAGGAATCGATGAAGGCGACGCTCTGGTTCAACGTCGCGCACTACGGGCTCCGCCCCTGGCCCTGGATCATCGTGGCGCTGTGCTCGATGCTCGTATACCCGGAGCTCTCCGACATCCAGGCCCGCTTCCCGGACCTCGATCCCGGGCTGGTGGGCAACGACCTGGCCTATCCGGCCATGCTGGTGTTCCTGCCCGCCGGACTGCTCGGGCTGGTGGTGGCGTCTCTGGCGGCGGCGTACATGTCCACGATCAGCACCCAGCTCAACTGGGGTTCGTCCTACGTCGTTAGCGACTTCTATCGCCGCTTCGTGAACCCGGATGCCAGCCAGCGGCGGCTGGTTGCCGTGGGACGCCTGTCGACCGTCTGGCTTATGGTCCTGGGCGCCTTCATCGCGCTGCAGCTCGACACCGCGGGGCAGGGGTTCCAGATCCTGCTCCAGATCGGGGCCGGTACCGGGCTCATCTTCCTGCTGCGCTGGTTCTGGTACCGCGTGAACGTGTGGAGCGAGCTCGCCGGGATGACGATCTCGTTCATGGTGGCCGTCTACTTCGCCTGGGTGCACGGGGCGCTGGGACTGGCGCCGCTGCCGGCGTGGACGCAGCTCGTGATCGGCGTGGCGGTCACGACGGTCGGCTGGCTCGGGGTGACGTTCCTTACGGCGCCCGCCGATTCGGAGACGCTGCAGGGCTTCTACGACAGGATCCGGCCGATGGGGGCGGGATGGCGGCGGGTCGTCGACGTGGGCGACGGGCCGCGCGAATCGGGGTCCGTCACGGCGGCCTTCCTCGCCTGGTTCCTCGGGTGCGTGCTGGTCTACGCGGCGCTCTTCGGGACGGGATACCTGCTGTACGGGCAGGGCGTGGCGGCGGTGGCTGCGCTGGCGATCTCGGCCGGGGCGGGAATCTGGCTCTTCCGGCTGCTGCCGAAGTTGGGCTATTCGGATTGA
- a CDS encoding NAD-dependent epimerase/dehydratase family protein, translating into MSRKVLITGGAGFVGSHLADAHVARGDRVWVLDDLSAGRAENVPSGAEFVEMDIGDPRARELILDIGFDLINHHAAQIDVRASVADPIGDARVNIAGLINILEGARDAGTQRVVFVSSGGVVYGEPEVYPTPEDTPKCPVSPYGVSKLAGEYYLDYYREVHGLDYVALRYGNVYGPRQDPHGEAGVVAIFCNRLIDGEPLDIYGDGEQTRDYVYVEDVAAANLIASEMPLEDRAGIDARAYNVATGEATSVNTLATLLEEIAGARPGRIHKDARAGELRRSVLSTARMRAMGWSPAQSLREGLARTFGHIASGRTTRSIASKAQWPDE; encoded by the coding sequence GTGAGCCGGAAGGTCCTGATCACCGGTGGCGCCGGTTTCGTCGGGAGCCACCTCGCCGACGCCCACGTCGCCCGGGGCGATCGGGTGTGGGTCCTGGACGACCTCTCCGCGGGGCGAGCCGAGAACGTTCCCTCCGGCGCCGAGTTTGTCGAGATGGACATCGGCGATCCGCGCGCGCGGGAACTGATCCTCGACATCGGCTTCGACCTGATCAACCACCACGCGGCGCAGATCGACGTGCGCGCCTCGGTCGCCGATCCGATCGGCGACGCGAGGGTCAACATCGCCGGCCTCATCAACATCCTCGAAGGGGCGCGCGACGCGGGGACGCAACGAGTGGTCTTCGTATCCAGCGGAGGCGTGGTCTACGGGGAGCCCGAGGTGTATCCCACGCCCGAGGACACCCCCAAGTGCCCGGTGTCTCCCTACGGGGTGTCGAAGCTCGCGGGCGAGTACTACCTCGACTACTACCGCGAAGTGCACGGCCTCGACTACGTGGCGCTTCGCTACGGCAACGTCTACGGCCCCAGGCAGGACCCCCATGGAGAGGCGGGCGTAGTGGCCATCTTCTGCAACCGTCTGATCGACGGCGAACCCCTCGACATCTACGGGGACGGCGAGCAGACGCGGGACTACGTCTACGTGGAAGACGTTGCGGCCGCGAACCTGATCGCCTCCGAGATGCCGTTGGAGGACCGCGCCGGCATCGACGCGAGAGCCTACAACGTGGCCACCGGCGAAGCGACGAGCGTCAACACGCTGGCGACGCTTCTGGAAGAGATCGCTGGCGCCCGGCCGGGCCGGATCCACAAGGACGCTCGGGCCGGCGAGCTTCGGCGCAGCGTGCTCTCGACGGCGCGGATGCGGGCGATGGGGTGGTCGCCGGCGCAGAGCCTCCGGGAGGGGCTGGCGCGGACGTTCGGGCATATTGCGTCCGGCAGGACGACCCGGTCCATCGCCAGCAAGGCGCAGTGGCCAGACGAGTAG
- a CDS encoding prolyl oligopeptidase family serine peptidase: MNSILRLAFAAATALFTAATAMAQQALPADPPGALPYDLAFGMASFIWDTQFAVSADGRFVAYDVRIPPADTTANLDERYQPNGTPSSVVGATIRYTEMATRRTVEVCPGGTCWRPVWSPDGALIAFFSDADGVPQLWVHDVATGTSRKLSDEPVKPKLWHGDEPRWSPDGSTLYVGFAPEGPFRNPMRPAEVRPENPAGVVVLRSGSEAAAAPEAEAPPPTPMTDHYAREHLVAVKAVDVASGVTRVLVAQDAEFPAGTLRRSASGRWLGYLSTFRPESDTTQSTVMDVAVVPTAGGEPIPVVRNVPLTRNAYFSVSYAWHPSDDRLVYLDGKRLHLLDLRSGSPAAPVPLAPELGDVASTVFAFTRDGEAAVMGVDVVDDQGYGDARPRALAVVPLDGSPPATFALDDERWTYDQVLKADERTAWQPDGESISVLVTERATGDKAILRYDPATDDGRVLWKARARLVNLTSGGSHDFIVGQYEDMRTPSNIFRFDADFSARERISHIDPRLDDVEIGTAEVFETTVPLHDGTLATVKTAVLLPPGATRGDRLPALVTMYPGSDITRRAADFGGGSVFTVPNLVFTSRGYAVVLCDLTLGPNEQAGNPIRDMVDVLLPQVYRAAELGYVDLNRLAITGQSYGGYGTGSIITRTNIFRAAVPISGIFDLFGTYGRIDVDGGGFFLAWSEGGQARMGTHPWADVRRYLDNSPYYNADKIATPVLIVHGTEDMAYHDAGKLFSALRRLGKPAQLASYLDQGHVISSWRRSSAIDAARRMVEFYRRHLGDPASRPIIP; encoded by the coding sequence ATGAACAGCATCCTCCGCCTTGCCTTCGCGGCTGCAACGGCCCTCTTCACCGCTGCCACCGCGATGGCCCAGCAGGCTCTGCCGGCCGACCCCCCCGGCGCCCTCCCCTACGACCTCGCCTTCGGGATGGCGTCGTTCATCTGGGACACCCAGTTCGCAGTCTCGGCCGACGGGCGCTTCGTCGCGTACGACGTGCGGATTCCTCCCGCGGATACCACAGCCAACCTGGATGAGCGCTATCAGCCCAACGGCACGCCCAGTTCCGTGGTGGGGGCGACCATCCGTTACACGGAGATGGCCACGAGGCGGACGGTCGAGGTCTGTCCGGGGGGCACCTGTTGGAGGCCGGTGTGGTCCCCGGACGGGGCGTTGATCGCGTTCTTCTCGGACGCCGATGGCGTGCCGCAGCTGTGGGTGCACGATGTCGCGACGGGCACGTCGCGCAAGCTCTCCGACGAGCCGGTCAAGCCAAAGCTCTGGCACGGGGACGAGCCGCGCTGGAGCCCGGACGGGTCGACGCTGTATGTGGGGTTCGCGCCGGAGGGGCCGTTCCGCAACCCGATGCGCCCGGCCGAAGTGCGGCCTGAGAACCCGGCCGGGGTCGTGGTTCTGCGCAGCGGCAGCGAGGCGGCTGCGGCTCCGGAGGCGGAAGCGCCGCCCCCCACGCCGATGACCGACCACTACGCGCGCGAGCATCTGGTGGCCGTGAAGGCGGTCGATGTCGCCAGCGGAGTGACCCGCGTGCTCGTCGCTCAGGACGCCGAGTTTCCGGCCGGCACGCTGCGCCGCTCGGCGTCGGGCAGGTGGCTGGGGTATCTCTCCACCTTCCGGCCGGAGAGCGACACCACCCAGTCCACGGTGATGGACGTCGCGGTGGTGCCGACGGCGGGCGGCGAACCGATTCCGGTCGTGCGCAACGTCCCGCTCACCCGCAACGCCTACTTCAGCGTCAGCTACGCCTGGCATCCGTCGGACGACCGCCTGGTGTACCTGGACGGCAAGCGCTTGCACCTGCTCGACCTCCGTTCGGGGTCGCCCGCCGCCCCCGTGCCTCTCGCCCCCGAGCTTGGCGACGTCGCCTCGACCGTCTTCGCCTTCACACGCGACGGCGAGGCCGCGGTGATGGGCGTCGATGTCGTAGACGACCAGGGTTACGGCGACGCGCGCCCGCGCGCGCTCGCGGTCGTTCCGCTGGACGGCAGCCCGCCCGCGACCTTCGCCCTCGACGACGAGCGCTGGACCTACGACCAGGTCCTCAAGGCCGACGAGCGCACCGCGTGGCAGCCGGACGGCGAATCGATCTCGGTGCTCGTGACGGAACGCGCGACCGGTGACAAGGCCATCCTCCGCTACGATCCGGCCACGGACGACGGCCGCGTGCTCTGGAAGGCCCGGGCGCGGCTCGTCAACCTCACCTCCGGCGGCAGCCACGACTTCATCGTGGGCCAGTACGAGGACATGCGCACGCCGTCCAACATCTTCCGCTTCGACGCCGACTTCTCGGCCCGTGAGCGCATCTCGCACATCGATCCCCGCCTGGACGACGTGGAGATCGGGACCGCGGAGGTATTCGAGACCACCGTGCCGCTTCACGACGGCACCCTCGCCACCGTCAAGACGGCCGTGCTGCTTCCCCCGGGAGCAACGCGGGGCGACCGCCTTCCCGCCCTCGTCACCATGTATCCGGGCAGCGACATAACCCGCCGCGCCGCCGACTTCGGGGGCGGAAGCGTCTTCACGGTTCCGAACCTGGTCTTCACCAGCCGCGGCTATGCGGTGGTGCTATGCGACCTGACCCTCGGCCCCAACGAGCAGGCCGGCAACCCGATCCGGGACATGGTCGACGTGCTCCTGCCCCAGGTCTACCGCGCCGCCGAGCTCGGCTACGTCGACCTGAACCGCCTCGCCATCACCGGCCAGTCCTACGGCGGCTACGGCACCGGCTCGATCATCACGCGCACCAACATCTTCCGGGCGGCGGTGCCCATCTCCGGCATCTTCGACCTGTTCGGCACCTACGGGCGCATCGATGTCGACGGCGGCGGCTTCTTCCTGGCCTGGAGCGAGGGCGGGCAGGCGCGCATGGGCACGCATCCCTGGGCCGACGTGCGCCGCTATCTCGACAATTCGCCCTATTACAACGCGGACAAGATCGCGACCCCGGTCCTGATCGTACACGGAACCGAGGACATGGCCTATCACGACGCCGGCAAGCTCTTCAGCGCGCTCCGGCGGCTGGGAAAGCCGGCGCAACTGGCCTCGTACCTGGATCAGGGCCACGTCATCTCGTCATGGCGGAGGTCGAGCGCGATCGACGCGGCCCGGCGCATGGTGGAGTTCTACCGGCGCCACCTCGGGGATCCGGCGTCGAGGCCGATTATCCCGTGA
- a CDS encoding NTP transferase domain-containing protein has protein sequence MNEPTDSDVVSRPTLTLVILAAGQSTRFGRLKQLAPIGPGGEALLDYALYDAAIAGFTRFLFVIQETLRPDFDEHLRDAATHLDIRYAYQRMAHPGLVDDPPPGRIRPWGTGFAVLTAGEEVGGPFAVCNADDFYGRGAYAALAGAMRGAQSVPADARNTTHFTIGYPLEVTLSESGGVSRGLCEIDESGALRRLTEGLELRRDGDRAVGRDVAGKPLDVPLQMPVCTNLWGFQPDILLPLRDLFAAFLASGPGLDREFYLSEAMNDLIAADRARCTVLPTRELWLGVTFPGDHAGVAESLRGLVDSGVYPMRLWDAQPTLWDARPSPFSRDARPIRRDAPSSSASSD, from the coding sequence ATGAACGAGCCCACTGACAGCGATGTCGTGTCTCGCCCAACCCTGACCCTCGTCATCCTCGCGGCCGGCCAATCCACCCGGTTCGGCCGCCTCAAGCAGCTCGCGCCCATTGGCCCGGGCGGCGAAGCCCTCCTCGACTACGCCCTCTACGATGCCGCGATCGCCGGGTTCACGCGCTTCCTGTTCGTCATCCAGGAGACGCTGCGCCCGGATTTCGATGAGCATCTTCGGGACGCGGCAACCCACCTCGACATCCGCTACGCGTACCAGCGGATGGCCCATCCGGGACTCGTGGATGACCCGCCCCCGGGACGAATCCGCCCCTGGGGTACCGGCTTCGCCGTGCTCACCGCGGGCGAAGAGGTCGGCGGCCCCTTCGCCGTGTGCAACGCGGACGACTTCTACGGGCGGGGAGCGTACGCGGCTCTTGCCGGGGCGATGCGCGGCGCTCAGTCGGTACCCGCCGACGCGCGCAACACCACTCATTTCACCATCGGCTACCCCCTCGAAGTCACCCTGTCGGAGAGCGGGGGCGTCTCCCGTGGCCTGTGCGAGATCGACGAGTCGGGCGCGCTCCGGCGGTTGACCGAGGGGCTGGAACTCCGACGTGACGGGGACCGCGCCGTGGGCCGGGACGTGGCCGGAAAACCGCTCGACGTGCCCCTGCAAATGCCCGTCTGCACCAACCTCTGGGGGTTCCAACCGGACATCCTTCTGCCCCTCCGGGACCTGTTCGCCGCGTTCCTCGCTTCGGGACCCGGACTCGACCGCGAATTCTACCTCTCCGAGGCCATGAACGACCTGATCGCGGCGGACCGCGCGCGCTGCACCGTGCTGCCCACCCGCGAGCTGTGGCTCGGTGTCACGTTCCCCGGCGATCATGCGGGAGTGGCCGAGTCGCTGCGGGGGCTGGTAGACTCGGGGGTCTACCCGATGCGTCTCTGGGACGCCCAACCAACCCTTTGGGACGCCCGGCCATCCCCTTTCTCCCGCGATGCCCGGCCCATCCGCCGGGACGCGCCGTCATCCTCCGCCTCCAGCGACTGA
- the galK gene encoding galactokinase has protein sequence MRSRDAVRWRAIAPGRVNLIGEHTDYNGLPVFPIAIDRDVRIEFRVVDDPVVRLDSPSARFAPFAFQLKRPIEAAAQGDWSNYVRAAARGLLEHGISLERGIEGTVSGDVPIASGLSSSSALVVASALALLKANGVDVGDGAPRGDGARALSRLELAALMARAERFVGLEGGGMDQAACLHGVAGHALRIEFDPLRVTPVRVPKGWRWVVASSLVRAEKSAGARDMYNERARQCREALAASVGAVAGGRAANSGNRATNTAPAYSDLVSAADPDGLLRRVRRILSPVLFRRFRHVVTEGRRVALAEQAMRGGDLHRFGDLMVQSHESLRDDYEVSTDELDAIVAVALEAGAAGARLTGAGFGGCAVALCDDSTVEPVMEALTARFYEPRLGGPPTTDMLFVGKPSAGARAESP, from the coding sequence TTGCGCAGCCGCGATGCCGTCCGCTGGCGAGCGATCGCCCCCGGCCGCGTCAACCTGATCGGCGAACACACCGACTACAACGGCCTGCCGGTCTTTCCCATCGCCATCGACCGGGACGTCCGTATCGAGTTCCGGGTCGTGGACGATCCGGTGGTGCGACTGGACAGCCCGTCGGCCCGTTTCGCGCCGTTCGCGTTTCAGCTGAAACGTCCCATCGAGGCAGCAGCGCAGGGAGACTGGTCCAACTACGTGCGCGCCGCCGCTCGGGGACTGCTCGAGCACGGGATCTCGCTGGAGCGAGGCATCGAAGGAACCGTGTCCGGCGACGTGCCGATCGCATCGGGGCTGTCGTCGTCGTCCGCGCTGGTGGTGGCCTCGGCGCTTGCGCTGCTGAAGGCGAACGGGGTGGACGTTGGCGACGGGGCGCCGCGAGGCGATGGGGCTCGGGCCCTGTCGCGCCTCGAGCTCGCGGCCCTCATGGCGCGTGCCGAGCGCTTCGTCGGCCTCGAAGGGGGCGGGATGGATCAGGCCGCGTGTCTTCACGGGGTCGCCGGACACGCCCTCCGCATCGAATTCGACCCGTTGCGGGTGACCCCGGTACGCGTGCCCAAGGGATGGCGGTGGGTGGTGGCGTCGTCGCTGGTCCGGGCGGAGAAGTCCGCGGGCGCGCGCGACATGTATAACGAGAGGGCGCGGCAGTGCCGGGAGGCGCTGGCAGCGTCGGTCGGCGCCGTGGCGGGAGGCCGGGCGGCCAACTCCGGCAACCGCGCAACCAACACCGCGCCTGCGTACAGCGACTTGGTCTCAGCGGCCGACCCCGACGGCCTGCTCCGCCGCGTCCGCCGGATCCTCTCCCCCGTACTGTTTCGCCGATTCCGACACGTGGTCACGGAGGGCCGCCGGGTGGCCCTCGCGGAGCAGGCCATGCGCGGCGGCGACCTGCACCGCTTCGGCGACCTCATGGTGCAGTCGCACGAAAGCCTCCGCGACGACTACGAGGTGAGCACGGATGAGTTGGACGCCATTGTAGCGGTGGCGCTGGAGGCGGGTGCAGCGGGTGCACGCCTCACCGGCGCCGGCTTCGGTGGCTGCGCCGTCGCCCTCTGCGACGACAGCACCGTCGAACCGGTCATGGAAGCGCTGACCGCGCGCTTCTACGAGCCGCGTCTGGGCGGGCCACCCACCACCGACATGCTGTTCGTCGGGAAACCGAGCGCCGGGGCGCGAGCCGAATCACCCTGA